Part of the Jatrophihabitans sp. GAS493 genome, TGCCCTCCGGATCGAGGCCGTTGGCCGGCTCGTCCAGAATCAGCACCCTCGGGTTGCCGAGCAGCGTCGCGGCCAGACCGAGCCGCTGCCGCATGCCCATCGAGTAGCCGCGCACCTTCTTGCGACCGACCGGCCCCAGACCCACGAGGTCGAGCACCTCGTCGGCCCGGTTGTCCGGGAGACCGGCCGCGGCGCAGTAGACCCGCAGATGATTACGTCCAGAACGTGCGGGGTGAAAGCTCGACGCCTCCAGCGCCGCACCGACGACCCGCAGCGGGTTCTCGATGTCGTGATAGCGCAGGCCACCGATCGTCGCGCTGCCACCGGACGGGCGTACCAGGCCGAGGAGCATGCGCAGCGTGGTGGTCTTGCCGGCGCCATTGGGGCCGAGGAACCCGGTGACCGACCCGGGCTCGACCGTGAAGCTCAGCGAGTCCACCGCTCGTGTCGACCCAAACGTCTTGGTGAGGTCCTGAACGACGATGCGGCCGTCGGCCGGGGGTGTCGGTGGGGGCTGGAGCGACGCATTGGCTGTGTCGGTCATGAACGCCATCCAACCACGGTCGGTGACCGGGTGGAACAGGTTGGCCGGCCAGGATTTCCCGTCGTCCATATTTTTATTGCTGGTCCGGGGCGCCGTCGCCGTCCGGTTGCAGAACGTGCTCTCGGCCGGGCGTATCGGAAGTGCCGGGGTGCTGTGCACCCTTTAGGCTGTGCCGGTGCTAGCCAGCCTCTACCTCATCGCCGCGACGATCGCCGGCTTCTCGGTGGTGACCCGTTTGATGCCGGCCGCGCCGACGATCGTGCGCCTTCCGGGCGGCATGCTGGTGGGCATCGTCGTCACTGCCTGGACGACCTTCGGCGTGGCTTACGTGCTCTCTCCCCACACCGGCCGGGCGCTGTACTACGGGCTGATCACCTCGCTGGTGCTGAGTCTCGCCGTCATCGGGATCTTCGGTCGTAACCTCCGACCGCGGCATCTGCGCGTCGGCTGGTTCGAGGCGATCTTCGCGCTGCTCTCCTTCATCTTCTCCTACTGGATGATCGGCAACCGGCTCAGCTACGACCCGACCGGCAAGCACTACCTGCAGGTGTCGGCCAACACCTGGGGAGACTTCGGGCTGCACATCGCGCTCTCCCGATCCTTCTCGCTGGGCTCCAACTACGCCCCCACCGAGTACCCGTTCTTCGCCGGCGAGCCGATTCGCTACCACTTCGGCTACGACTTCTTCGCCGGTGCGCTGCAGAGCGGCGGGATGTCGGTTCTCAATTCCTTCAACGTGCCGGCCACGCTCGGCTTCACCACCGTGATGCTGATGCTCTTCGCCACCGCCCGGATGCTCTTCGGGCCGAAGCCCGAGGCACAGGTTCGCTGGTGGCGGGACAAGGGCATCGGTGCCGGCCTGATCGCGGCGCTGCTGGTGATGACCAACCAGTCGCTGGAGTGGCTGCGGTTCATCTCCGACGACGCCCACGGCAGCATCTCGGCGGCCCTGCACCCGAGTCTGCTCTGGGCGCACAAGGGTTATCTGTCGGGCGGCCCGTACACCAATGACCGCATCTCGATGTTCAACACGATCAACGTCTACATGACACAGACGCATTTGATCGTGGCGATGGGTTTCGTTCTCTTCATCGTCTACGCGCTGCTGGATCAGCTCCGCAACGGTGTCTGCATGGACCGTCGGTTGCTGC contains:
- a CDS encoding ABC transporter ATP-binding protein gives rise to the protein MHSTPALPIRPAESTFCNRTATAPRTSNKNMDDGKSWPANLFHPVTDRGWMAFMTDTANASLQPPPTPPADGRIVVQDLTKTFGSTRAVDSLSFTVEPGSVTGFLGPNGAGKTTTLRMLLGLVRPSGGSATIGGLRYHDIENPLRVVGAALEASSFHPARSGRNHLRVYCAAAGLPDNRADEVLDLVGLGPVGRKKVRGYSMGMRQRLGLAATLLGNPRVLILDEPANGLDPEGIRWLRGFFRHLASEGRTILVSSHQLAEVQAVADRVVILNQGRLVRQGSIAELAENGDTVVVRSPSAPQLSEALRREGIAVELHDPTHVRVPGGNQARVGHIAFVNNIELHELSLERFDLEKLFFSLTQGAFAANDLTPGAGQYPSGQPAGPPQVYYQPPPGYLAPPGNQAPPGNQAPPGYQPPPGNQPPAGPAGGDPWAV